Genomic window (Festucalex cinctus isolate MCC-2025b chromosome 7, RoL_Fcin_1.0, whole genome shotgun sequence):
GGAACCGGGACGGCGGTGCCGTTGGCCGGCTGGTTGTGCACGAACCAGGTGGTTCGGAGGGAGGCCGCGCCGGTCCGGTAGCAGCACTCCAGCGCAGCCCGTTGAGACAAATGGACCCTCAGCCAAGGTCTGTCCACCTCCAAGGACACCTTCATGCCGCTGGAGACCACTACACGCACAAAGTACACTTAACACTCATAAATCGCAAATACACGTTTCCCACAGGTAGTAGTAACTTTTATGATCTCAGAGATAATAAAACTCTTCAGAGATGCTATAAAAAGGAGAGTGTGATACTAAAagaaaatatcaatcaataatatAACAACCACACAGTATACtgtattagggatgggcaaacGTTGGCCTCAAAAGCCGCATTTgggttaaaatggaaaaaacaaatgaaaaagattcactctgattttttatttttatttttgtgtgtattatgTAAGAATACAATTATAGTATGAACCAATTATTTGTGACAAACAGCATTATGTATTCAATAAAAGTTTCTTTTATTCTACATTCACATTTAATCACCActaccattttatttattaatttttgcatATGTTCAAAATGTTATTGGTCAGACTTACCTGCTATGCAGCTGATGATCAAAATGCTACAGCAGACTATGACCATCTTGCTTATGAAAGATCTTCCTGGACAAATAACAACTGCCTGTTGTTGTAACAAAAATAACGCGTCTTGTTGTTCTGTCAGGATTTACGCTTCAATGAGCGATGACGTATTTGCATAAAAAGTCCCAGCTGCGTAGCACGTATCGTCAAAAAAGGGATCAGAATGGAAACACTACAACTATTCTAACTTAACAACGCTAACAGCTAGCATGTTAACAACTTGTGGCGACCATGTTGTAAATTTGGGGGACatctcatgcctgaaatgtatACGTTCTCCAACGCTAATATGCTAACAGTTGGTGGGCTAGAATATAGCAAACCAATTCACAATAAGGATTTTACACAAGGCCCTTTAGTTGGGTTATATTTCAAATGTGAACTGAAAAACATAGTATGCTAGTGAACCGGttaaatgcttaaaaaacaaaaaaacaaaaacaaaaaactttagcATTTAAAGCAAAATAGCAACATAACATGAGTAAACACAGCACTTAAGTAGATCGAGGAACATTTTACATTGTTCCTTCAGTCACGATAACATGCTAACAGTAACACGCTAGCATTTGCTAATAGAAGCGGTAACATGCTAACAGTAACACGCTAGCAGTTGCTAATAGAAGCgataacatgctaacagttagaCGCTAGCAGTTGCTAATTGAAGCAATAACAGTAACACACTAGCAGTTGCTATACTAACATATAGCAAGTGATAGCCTCTCAATTCAATTTTAGCTTGTACATTGGTATTCCTTCATTGATATTGTGAATTTGTGACTTCAATACAATTATGCTTTTatgctaacaaagagaagcgAGCGCGCCCACAGAGACCATGATGACATTTTCTGCTAGTAGCGTGTCATTTTCAAAGCCTGGTGTGCTTTTCACGTTAAGTTTGCTTCCATTATCAAAAGATTAAAGCTGTGGTTTTGACCTTGTGTGTTCACAATGATTAAATTCTCGTTTCCAATATGAAAAAATTGCTCAAGCAGCATTCTGGAACAGATTGTGTTCATTAGAGCTTCCAACAACTCCAACTTTGTTGAAAGCAAATCTTTATCTGCtgagtcattaaaaacaaacaaactgctgACTCATAAGTCCTTGGTataaaacagtgggaaaaaaaaggagacatGCTTATTTCcccaatttattaaaaaacaaaacaacgtacCACATTTGTTGTCCTTAAAGTTTACATCCTTTAAACAGCCTCAATAAAATCAAAACCCAAAATACACAGTATACTTCTTGCATAGTCATCACTtagaagagagaaagagagagaaaaaaaaacaactatgttaCATTCTGTAAATATAATACAAGCTCTAAGTTTTTATTGTTTGGCCAATTCCAATGCGGTACTTTAAAGAAATAGCAGTTGATTATTATGTGAAGGCCCCCCGCCCCAtctaatattacaagaatagtTTATAGAACATTTTTCTACCTCAAGTGTctatttttgacacattcaaatgCAATTCATGTCCTATGGTAAAAGGTGCCAACCAAGCGTCACCATTTGCCGGCAAAACCGATTTTATATTGGCCAACTTTTCCGCAAATAcacacggaaaaaaaaagaaaaaaaaaagagggctgtctttttctgttttttttaatcaaatcatttttggCACCAGTGCAACAAAATCAAATGTTTGCTACGTGATGGCAGTGGTTGCTATGCAACAACAAGGCCACAATGTTTCGACTTTAGTGAGCGTTTCTCTCCACTGGCTGCCGGAATTGTCTGTCACGTACGTACTCACTCCACTAATTCAACTTTGCATTGAAGCAGGCACACGTGGAAAGTCATTAAATGAAATAATAGAGCGTCATTTTTTGCCTCTTTGGTCCTGCGCTGCTTAAGATATAAAATAATCCGCCATCAAAGCAAACGCTGTTCACGACTCGCGTCAGTCAAAAGTGGGCGACAAAGTGCAGCAGCGCCGGGCCCCTCCACTTTTACACCTGCGGATTTTCCTTATTCTCACAAATAGtgacctttattttatttttttactcaactgcagatgggtcaggcttttattttgatatttttggaattattatatttccattcattatatttaataacagggatataacgatagacaatatcgtgatatcgctatattaaaactgccacaatataccgTCGTTATCATGTCAtggtattaaaagcagcacatctgtttcatttgtgcagttatagcaccctctggtggccatttttttaagtgcagtttaattttcaccttcatgtttaggccctcctatgtttaaaatcgccggtaatcgtcagatgaagaggcacgtaatatgcttgtgaagcgagtcacgatgtggaggaactcaatgtgtgcgtaataataatattaagtgttattcaagattgtaggttgtttatttgcagtgctgtaatgtacaaaaacacaacattgtgggttttttttttttagtatgagctcaattttattttattttatttttacaatattgtgacctctttttgtatcgccaacgtCCTCCACAACATCGTGATAATtgtcatattgtgaccttcatatcgtatcgtgatatttggatatcattacatccctatttcaTACGTCAATTGAGGCATTCATTTTTCAGATGTGGATAAATCTAATCACCACATTTTGTATTACTACAGAGATAAGAAACTCTGAACTTTTAATTGCTATGTTTTCTTCagaaggtgctgctgttttggtgagCAGCAGCATTGAAATGCATGTATTTTTCGTCAGCGACTAGTGGCAATCGTCACATTTCATAAGCAGTTGATATCAGTCTGTCTTACTGGAAGTGTTGGccactatttgagaaaatatgGCATCGACAACAATTTCCTACAATACTCTCTAACATTTTCCACGGTTACTATGACAATAATCATCGACTTGCATCAGCTTCGCTTGAACCAAACTCGTGACTCCGTTCCATTTTGTTCTACGTTCTACGTCAGCCTTCACGTCTACACTGCCGGTCGTGGACCCAGCGCTGCCTCGCGTCCACTTGGAGTAAACCCAAAAGCCCCCAAAAAGGAATAAATAACAGTcaacacaaagaaaaagaaaatctccATTATTAACAACTTGTTGGGCGATACGATTCCTAAAGACAGCGACGACGTCCGTTACGACAAGAAGCTTGAAACAACCTCACACTTGCGCACGCGCCTTTTCCTCGCCATCATTTTTCAACTATAAGAATAAAACCTTTCCGTTGTGCTTTGGCAAAGAAATAACACCGTGTCGTTGATAGCGGTGTTTTAAAAATGGCTTCCTAAGGCAACTTTGCATCATTTTGGCTATTATGTGACGTTTGATTCCTTCAGCTGTGCACGTGTGCGGAGCAGCAAAAAAAGTATTGATTGtgtagcttttttgttttttggcaccTGTCTGCaaatacacactttttttttttttggttctttcAAATCCTTGCTTTCTTTTGTTACACGCATTCAACGCTACGCTAGGCAGCAGAACGCTATATGTAACGCAGCGCAATGCTAGGCAAGGCTCGCTAGAATGCGAATGTTACGCAACTCAACGTAACGCTACGTAGCGCTACATGACATGGCATCCCCAAACTCACGCATTCCACAGCAGTGGCCGCCAAAAGCCATTTTCCTCCCCCTTTTGTTCATCCTCCAGCAAATATCCAGGACCCGTCCGAGTGTTGTCGTAGCAACGGGAAGGTTTGTGGACGTTTCCGGAAAAGCTTCTTTGCACTCCAAACCAGTAccagtacaaaaaacaaaaaaaacaaaaaatacctgaacaaaaaaaaacacaaaaacaaaacaaaacacaaggaTTCATTAAATGTTACACGGGAGCAGCTGTTCTACATTTACCAGCCAATAATTTAAATGCACAATTGGGAAAttgaggggtaaaaaaaaatatcgaaatTTGATTGACAATATTATAGCATGAAGGAATCAGTAATTAATGTGGTTTCCAAGTGGATCTCTGAGGTACAAGTCAGATGGCGTGGGAAGAAAGGAACAATTTCCTCACGTGCCCTTCTTACCTGCcaaaattatacaaataaaatggtaataaaactgaatgttaaaaaatgtcactcaaaaatgtaatataaaaagtaatataaatggaaatgaaagcaataaatatatgaaaaacaaaatttaaataaaataaatgagaataaatataattaagatatcaatcaataaattacaaacatgctctcatatttatttatttcatgtcgCCGACAATGTCAGCATGAAATGGGgaaggaaatgttattcaaatgagggggcggtcctaagtgtgTCTTAGGTTGAACTATTTATCTATTGGTTGATCAGTTATTTCcagttatattattatttttgtgtgtaatttttggatggtatttttatgttcatttttattttttccttttttttttttttttttggcagtttgGTGTACCCAACCCAAAGcaggctacttcctgtttgttttggcaagcttgtaaaataaaaatcaaaatatttaaaaaattttatgcaaaaattaaatacaaaaaaataatataaatggaaatgaaaacaagaaatatatgaaaaaaatatataaaaataaatgtgtgaatAAACAATTCTAGTTAcggtatatattttatatattaatattataattatCAATCAAATTACAAAactctgctctcatatttatttcatattgcaGACAATGTCAGCATGAAATGCGcaaggaaatgttattcaaatgagtggGATGGTCCTAAGTGTGTCTGAGGTTGAACTATTTATCTATTGGTTGATcaattatttccatttatattattattttttggatttaatttttgaatgatatttttcacttttattatttgttttattttggcgtAACCTACTTCACACCCAAACAAggctacttcctgtttgtgttGGCTCGCTTATGCGTTGTTGTCGTCACTACCTTTCGACTTGTTCGTCTCACCTAATGTCCAGCAGGTGGCGTGACGGCGTCttagacaaaatggccgccttccaaTGAGAACTTGGACAGCGCCTCCTGTAGCCTGTGATGTTCCTCTTCTATAGTCTACAAGATACACAAACGCAAGAGCTCCTTACTTAGCGCTCATCCTTACTAAAACGCTATTCTCCTCGCCAAATCACCTGGAGTCTCTTGATTTGCTGCTCCAGGCTGAGGAGCCCCCGGCACACTTGCGCCATCCTGTGCGGGGACAAGACCAACTTGGCCGTGTCCGAGGGGAGGCTCTCCGCGTCCCCCTTGGCGCCCACGATTTCCTTCTCCTCCTCGGCCGCCGTCTGGCCTTCGTCTAAGGAAGTCCAGGTTCAATTAGCTCAACGCTCAAATCAGATACTGCAGTTCTCAAAATGTTAAGTATCACCATCAGGACAAACATCAAAATATAATAGTGTGGTGTGGATTAACTTGTTATTCCGGTTTTACAGAGTACTATTTTTTGGTAATCAAAaaatcccattcattttcattggttaatttaaaaatgacttgCGACACAAGCGTCGAGTCAAACTTGCATCTCAAGGCACCGGCAAGTACCTGTTGACTGACAACTGTCCATCTCTAGATCGGGCTCCTCCCCGTTTTCTCCGTCCTCCGACAGGCTGATGCTCCCCACCAGCAGCCTCTTCAGCAGCATGACTGTGACAAGACGAGGAGCAGGGGGGAGGAGCTTGATAAGTGATGACATCACGGGCCACGCGGGAGGACGGCGGCTCACCTTGGTCCAGAGCGCTGGCGGCCATCATCTCCTGATCGCTGTTGGAGTGTCCCAGCAGGTCGAAGCCTTTGTCGGACAGGAAGTCGATCAGAGAGTGCCGCGGATCCGACGACTTGTCGTCGCTCAGGCCGTCCTTATCGCGAtctgcgcacgcacgcacatttcAGCTGTGAGTCAACTAGCAAACGATGCTAATGAGCATGGATTTGTCAATCGGTGTCTCACCGCCGCTACTCTTCAACCCGCCATTTTCCGTGGGGCTCTGAGTGGCGCTCAGcctgagacacacacacatcttCAGAAGATGgatacacacacgcaaacacggaCACAAGTACACACTCACCTCGCTCCGCTTCCAGGAGGGAGGTTGATCCTCATGGGCGCTCCGCTCTTCTTCAGATCATCCACGACTGACTTGATCACATTCGTCCACCTGTACACACGCAATATAGAAGATGTATGATAAAAGAAGAAACGGCAAGAAAAATGTCACCTGTTGAacctgaaaagaaagaaagaaaaaaaaaaaaaagcactcacAGTTTCCTCTCGGCCACCGACTGAGCCACCAGCTCGTAGATCTGCGCACCGCTGTCCCACGTGAAGATCACGTAGAAGGCCTTCACGTCTACAAGCAAGTCACCAACGTCAGCGACTTACGAGTCAAGATTGCAAAAAATGTACGTtctccttaaagggatactttacttatttagccatttttgggagtcaaacattaatattttgcctacaataaatgtgatattttcattatttttcacgtacaaaccaatcacaatttcataaccaatcacagctcagcttgtgaatgtcacatgaccaaacctagaaaacaggtgagctgtgattggttaccggagcccttgtgatgtcattttcagttgacagcaagtaacaaaatgtgttcttaaaggtactatttgtatgtgaaaaataatgaaaatatcaaattaattatggacaaaatataactttttattgctataatgggctaattgaagtatccctttaactgtttcaagaaaagaaaatattgagcagggttttcaaataaaaaaaataatttaattaaaaacattgtCCACTTTCTAACAATGTTTATTTCTTCTgctttatatatacacatttacagtgtatgcgtgtgcgtgacTAACCGGTGGCCACCTCCCGCAGGAAGACCGAGTCGAGCTTGATGATGGGGCTGAGCATCTGCTTGCCCTCCTGCACGGCGATGATGCTCTTGCTCTGGCACTTGAGCACCATCTTGTCGTCCTGCCTCTGCAGGAGCACCAGCAGGTCGCCCAGCAGCACGCACTGCACCTCTGGCGGCGACAACGCGCGCTGATTGGACCATCATCAGCCTTTTGCTTAAGTCAGAAAAGTGCGTTACTTACCGACCGTCTTTTCCTTGGTGACCTTCCACGTGAGGGGGCCTTCATACAGCATAATCTTCTGGGTCAGGTCAAtgttctaataaaaaataaaaataaaaagatggagACATCTCTGCTGCCCacatcaacctctgaaaatatcacaagctaaaattttgcattttatggacgaataaataaacatgcACCTTATATTCCGTGTAGAGCTCATTACTGGGCTTGAGGCCTGACGTGTCCAATCGCCGCTGGTAGTCCTTGAGCGTCTGCACAATCGAGTTAGGGCGTAAATCTCAACTTGAGGGCCGACGAGCGGGTCGGTAACGGCGTTGAGGTTCTCACCAGAAAGTTCTCCATCACTTTGACCTCCTCGTTGACGTGGTTGAGGATCTTTCGGCAGCACTCGGCGCTCTGATGGATGCGCACCTTCTCGCCGGGATGCTCTGCCACACACGACGGCCACATTCAACTTATAATGTTCAGTAGCCCTTGCTTATCAATGCTAATTTTGGTTAGCTCATCTATGGCGTTatgcattatgtgttagcattaagcgagCAGACTTTCAAACTAATGTAGTGTTTTGTTAGCTCATCTATggcgttttgcattgtgtgttagaATTGCGCTAGCAGACTTTCAAACTAAAGTAATGTAGTGTTTTGTTAGCTCATCTATggcgttttgcattgtgtgttagcattaagctagcagactttcaaGCTAAAGTAATGTAGTGTATTGTTAGCTCATATTAGGCGTTTTGCATTGtgagttagcattaagctagcagactgtcAAACTAGTGTTTTGTTAGCTCATCTATggcgttttgcattgtgtgttagcatttcGCTAGCAGATTTTCTAACTAAAGTAATGTCGTGTTTTGTTAGCTCATCTATGTCGTTTtgcattgtgttagcattaagctagcagaggtTCATACTAGAAAAATGTAGTTTGCTTAAATACATGTGTCATCCTTTGCTCAAAATTTACAGTAGTTTGTCACACACCTGTGTTCTTGGCGATGTTCTCCAGCAGCAGCGGATATTTCGTGAGCCTCTGCATCTCGATGGGAATGATGTCCTTCAGCTGCAGCCTCCGACATTGCGGCTTGCTCTCCGCCTCCTGTCGTCACCGCGGCAGCGTTTTCAGCGTCACCACTCCCCAAGATGGCCGTCGGCGGCCCGTCGCGCTCGCTAACGTGCGCCGTACCTGGATGAAGGCGTTGAAGCGAGCCTCCTTCTTCTGCCTGCTCTTGATCTGGTCCAGGGCCCACGACTGGTGACTGCAGAAGCGGGCCGTCAGCTTCTGGAACCATTCCCCTTCCGTGCCCTCAAActgaaatgcaattaaaaaaaactttttttttaaaaatctacatTTCGAGTAGAAGAAATATCCATTTGACTGCATGTCAAATTAAAAGGTTGGAAAgagggaacaaaacaaaaagtgaaatCTGACTCTGTTGAGGACGGTGGTGCTGATGGATTTGACGATGAAGTTGTCCTCCAGACGAAGTTTCTTCAGGTTCTCGTAGAAGTTATCTGGACAAAAGAGGACAGGAGCGCTTTCAACTCAAAACGTTTTGGCGtcggtttcttcttcttcctcccaaaatacagtaaaagggCTCACAGTGCATTTCGATGATCTCATCCAGGTTGGGGAAGATGGCGGTCAGCTCGGTGGCGGTGAGCAGCTCCTCTCGCTCCAGA
Coding sequences:
- the arhgef1 gene encoding rho guanine nucleotide exchange factor 1 isoform X2 codes for the protein MNIIGAEDEDFENDLNEVVDEQCLFSSIEMLKERPAHLLVFMQHVILQFDPAPLLCYLHADLLKNLNAKETKKQFVEFYNNFLDKGAILRVTVPPAIATELDRTRPDMLSEDVQRRYAYEVQLEQSAEVAKQLEDFRKKRKMGMTPNEAELIDVENHYPTDRIPTEMKEKSVAENLLDKMSETQPTIVSDEEKCQSIFTAVTYFMKHLGVKTRAVDSKKSRGGFFRSKLVKNKKDESTKTKPRGGFPGIPSWIAGNPDRDKGSQERKGPTPIRGSFTDPSTPALPSRKPGSGTGGGSGALPSVEITDGSGSNASLSNSPEVLHSDGLPSNRLEPLILSEWADVSPVGPGGSLGVGEPFVISDAPAEENLEKDRRKTSKKVARSASARVDRQASRRRGSSRAKQSRSRSDVDLQPPFGPHFNEGISTAVSDGSGSSPASPTPQPEEMEPRLLEFEQDPPNWRELASPEALSALSKKETKRQEVINELFATEHAHVRMLSVLQMVFSKPLEREELLTATELTAIFPNLDEIIEMHYNFYENLKKLRLEDNFIVKSISTTVLNRFEGTEGEWFQKLTARFCSHQSWALDQIKSRQKKEARFNAFIQEAESKPQCRRLQLKDIIPIEMQRLTKYPLLLENIAKNTEHPGEKVRIHQSAECCRKILNHVNEEVKVMENFLTLKDYQRRLDTSGLKPSNELYTEYKNIDLTQKIMLYEGPLTWKVTKEKTVEVQCVLLGDLLVLLQRQDDKMVLKCQSKSIIAVQEGKQMLSPIIKLDSVFLREVATDVKAFYVIFTWDSGAQIYELVAQSVAERKLWTNVIKSVVDDLKKSGAPMRINLPPGSGARLSATQSPTENGGLKSSGDRDKDGLSDDKSSDPRHSLIDFLSDKGFDLLGHSNSDQEMMAASALDQVMLLKRLLVGSISLSEDGENGEEPDLEMDSCQSTDEGQTAAEEEKEIVGAKGDAESLPSDTAKLVLSPHRMAQVCRGLLSLEQQIKRLQTIEEEHHRLQEALSKFSLEGGHFV
- the arhgef1 gene encoding rho guanine nucleotide exchange factor 1 isoform X4, yielding MEWTTCGATLAGRLWSWHAASGRERASGMLAGHRLPPSVSKENNNHCTKQNRLHLVRTNRFSQGPTIVSDEEKCQSIFTAVTYFMKHLGVKTRAVDSKKSRGGFFRSKLVKNKKDESTKTKPRGGFPGIPSWIAGNPEVKPKMEAEADRDKGSQERKGPTPIRGSFTDPSTPALPSRKPGSGTGGGSGALPSVEITDGSGSNASLSNSPEVLHSDGLPSNRLEPLILSEWADVSPVGPGGSLGVGEPFVISDAPAEENLEKDRRKTSKKVARSASARVDRQASRRRGSSRAKQSRSRSDVDLQPPFGPHFNEGISTAVSDGSGSSPASPTPQPEEMEPRLLEFEQDPPNWRELASPEALSALSKKETKRQEVINELFATEHAHVRMLSVLQMVFSKPLEREELLTATELTAIFPNLDEIIEMHYNFYENLKKLRLEDNFIVKSISTTVLNRFEGTEGEWFQKLTARFCSHQSWALDQIKSRQKKEARFNAFIQEAESKPQCRRLQLKDIIPIEMQRLTKYPLLLENIAKNTEHPGEKVRIHQSAECCRKILNHVNEEVKVMENFLTLKDYQRRLDTSGLKPSNELYTEYKNIDLTQKIMLYEGPLTWKVTKEKTVEVQCVLLGDLLVLLQRQDDKMVLKCQSKSIIAVQEGKQMLSPIIKLDSVFLREVATDVKAFYVIFTWDSGAQIYELVAQSVAERKLWTNVIKSVVDDLKKSGAPMRINLPPGSGARLSATQSPTENGGLKSSGDRDKDGLSDDKSSDPRHSLIDFLSDKGFDLLGHSNSDQEMMAASALDQVMLLKRLLVGSISLSEDGENGEEPDLEMDSCQSTDEGQTAAEEEKEIVGAKGDAESLPSDTAKLVLSPHRMAQVCRGLLSLEQQIKRLQTIEEEHHRLQEALSKFSLEGGHFV
- the arhgef1 gene encoding rho guanine nucleotide exchange factor 1 isoform X3; protein product: MNIIGAEDEDFENDLNEVVDEQCLFSSIEMLKERPAHLLVFMQHVILQFDPAPLLCYLHADLLKNLNAKETKKQFVEFYNNFLDKGAILRVTVPPAIATELDRTRPDMLSEDVQRRYAYEVQLEQSAEVAKQLEDFRKKRKMGMTPNEAELIDVENHYPTDRIPTEMKEKSVAENLLDKMSETQPTIVSDEEKCQSIFTAVTYFMKHLGVKTRAVDSKKSRGGFFRSKLVKNKKDESTKTKPRGGFPGIPSWIAGNPEVKPKMEAEADRDKGSQERKGPTPIRGSFTDPSTPALPSRKPGSGTGGGSGALPSVEITDGSGSNASLSNSPEVLHSDGLPSNRLEPLILSEWADVSPVGPGGSLGVGEPFVISDAPAEENLEKDSNEGISTAVSDGSGSSPASPTPQPEEMEPRLLEFEQDPPNWRELASPEALSALSKKETKRQEVINELFATEHAHVRMLSVLQMVFSKPLEREELLTATELTAIFPNLDEIIEMHYNFYENLKKLRLEDNFIVKSISTTVLNRFEGTEGEWFQKLTARFCSHQSWALDQIKSRQKKEARFNAFIQEAESKPQCRRLQLKDIIPIEMQRLTKYPLLLENIAKNTEHPGEKVRIHQSAECCRKILNHVNEEVKVMENFLTLKDYQRRLDTSGLKPSNELYTEYKNIDLTQKIMLYEGPLTWKVTKEKTVEVQCVLLGDLLVLLQRQDDKMVLKCQSKSIIAVQEGKQMLSPIIKLDSVFLREVATDVKAFYVIFTWDSGAQIYELVAQSVAERKLWTNVIKSVVDDLKKSGAPMRINLPPGSGARLSATQSPTENGGLKSSGDRDKDGLSDDKSSDPRHSLIDFLSDKGFDLLGHSNSDQEMMAASALDQVMLLKRLLVGSISLSEDGENGEEPDLEMDSCQSTDEGQTAAEEEKEIVGAKGDAESLPSDTAKLVLSPHRMAQVCRGLLSLEQQIKRLQTIEEEHHRLQEALSKFSLEGGHFV